One genomic region from Phycisphaerae bacterium encodes:
- a CDS encoding WecB/TagA/CpsF family glycosyltransferase, with the protein MSLRQRCVSLFGIPFWAIRFEETLDALVELARGDEPSYVVTANVDHVVRFERRPEVRYLYLDADMVVADGMPLIWASKLVGRRLPQRVAGSDLFPALSARAAREGLSVFLLGGDPGTADRSAAILRARHPSLRIAGTYCPPMGFEKDADENGRIIEMIRAADVDILFVGLGSPKQEKWIAAHRNDYRARLSVGVGISFSFLCGDVVRAPRWLQRLGLEWAHRMFQEPGRLWRRYLVDDSRFAWLVLREMFKRSKQLDP; encoded by the coding sequence GTGAGTCTGCGCCAGCGGTGCGTCTCGCTCTTCGGCATTCCCTTCTGGGCAATTCGCTTCGAGGAAACCCTCGACGCCCTGGTCGAACTGGCCCGCGGGGACGAACCGTCGTACGTGGTCACCGCCAACGTCGATCATGTCGTGCGCTTCGAACGCCGGCCCGAAGTCCGATACCTCTATCTCGATGCCGACATGGTCGTGGCCGACGGCATGCCCCTGATCTGGGCCTCGAAACTGGTCGGGCGGAGACTGCCCCAGCGCGTCGCCGGGTCTGACTTGTTTCCAGCGCTGAGCGCTCGCGCCGCCCGGGAAGGACTCTCAGTCTTTCTGCTCGGCGGCGACCCCGGCACGGCGGATCGCTCCGCGGCCATTCTCCGCGCCCGCCATCCCAGCTTGCGCATCGCCGGAACCTATTGCCCACCCATGGGGTTCGAGAAAGATGCCGATGAGAACGGAAGGATCATTGAGATGATCCGCGCCGCCGATGTGGATATCCTCTTCGTTGGGCTGGGTTCGCCCAAGCAGGAGAAGTGGATCGCTGCGCATCGCAATGATTATCGGGCTCGACTGAGCGTCGGCGTCGGCATCAGCTTCAGCTTCCTGTGCGGCGACGTGGTCCGGGCGCCGCGCTGGCTCCAGCGCCTGGGGCTGGAATGGGCCCACAGAATGTTTCAGGAGCCGGGACGACTCTGGAGGCGATACCTCGTCGACGACAGCCGCTTCGCCTGGCTGGTCCTGCGGGAGATGTTCAAGAGGTCAAAGCAACTGGACCCATGA